Proteins encoded together in one Cicer arietinum cultivar CDC Frontier isolate Library 1 chromosome 4, Cicar.CDCFrontier_v2.0, whole genome shotgun sequence window:
- the LOC101491439 gene encoding DNA-directed RNA polymerase V subunit 7: MFLKVQLPWNVIIAAENLKPGSLMLQRAILIRLLSDFAVKKATKDMGYFLVVTTLEKIGEGKVRQHTGDVLFPVVFNAITFKIFKGEVLEGVVHKVLKHGVFMRIGPIENAYLSSSKMPGYVYVLGENPYFMNQKMPKIAKDVKVRVVVIGTKWMEAEREFQALVGLEGDYLGPISSPDM, encoded by the coding sequence ATGTTTCTCAAAGTCCAGCTTCCTTGGAATGTCATAATTGCTGCAGAAAACCTCAAACCAGGTAGTCTCATGCTTCAACGGGCAATCCTCATCCGCCTGCTAAGCGACTTCGCTGTGAAAAAGGCAACAAAAGACATGGGATACTTTCTTGTAGTGACTACACTGGAGAAAATAGGAGAAGGGAAAGTCAGACAACATACCGGGGATGTACTCTTCCCTGTTGTTTTTAATGCCATTACCTTTAAGATTTTCAAGGGTGAGGTATTGGAAGGTGTGGTCCACAAAGTTCTGAAGCATGGTGTTTTCATGAGAATTGGTCCAATTGAGAATGCCTATCTCTCGAGTAGCAAGATGCCTGGTTACGTGTATGTTCTCGGTGAAAACCCATACTTCATGAATCAGAAAATGCCTAAGATTGCAAAAGACGTCAAAGTTCGAGTTGTTGTGATTGGTACAAAGTGGATGGAGGCAGAGAGGGAGTTTCAGGCACTGGTCGGTTTGGAAGGAGATTATCTGGGACCAATTTCATCCCCTGATATGTAG